One Pleurocapsa sp. PCC 7327 DNA segment encodes these proteins:
- a CDS encoding GNAT family N-acetyltransferase: protein MSNLHIKQVNYTEEATTIHSIRRLVFQEEQGVAPEVEFDGRDETATHLLAYLNGQPVGTIRIRFLDKKTAKIERLALLPLARGKGIGKKLMKAATEIVEKNENYEEIVIHAQEYIKELHKQLGFESAGEPFYEAGILHIKMIKRFVRSH from the coding sequence ATGAGTAATTTACACATTAAACAAGTTAACTATACCGAAGAAGCAACGACAATTCACTCTATTCGACGCTTAGTTTTTCAAGAAGAACAAGGAGTAGCGCCAGAAGTAGAATTTGATGGTCGAGATGAAACAGCTACACATCTTTTAGCTTATTTAAACGGTCAGCCAGTAGGAACGATAAGAATTAGATTCTTAGATAAAAAAACAGCCAAAATAGAAAGATTAGCCCTTTTACCTTTAGCTAGAGGCAAGGGAATTGGGAAAAAATTAATGAAGGCAGCTACAGAAATTGTTGAAAAGAACGAGAATTATGAAGAGATTGTTATCCATGCTCAGGAATATATTAAAGAACTACATAAACAGCTAGGATTTGAATCAGCAGGAGAGCCATTTTATGAAGCGGGCATTCTTCATATAAAAATGATTAAAAGATTTGTGCGATCGCATTGA
- a CDS encoding ATP-binding cassette domain-containing protein: protein MTDEQKSAVEFRDVSYRVQQRYLLSDLNLSIYRGEALVLLGRSGSGKTTTLKLINRLLSPTQGQVIVSDRPTTAWDAIQLRRSIGYVIQEIGLFPHLSVEENIGLVPSLEGWKNSRLKSRVYELLHLVGLEPEKFASRYPHQLSGGQRQRVGVARALAADPPILLMDEPFGALDPITRLELQQQFSYLQKQLGKTVIFVTHDIQEAFLLASRIGLMEEGKLVSLGTPSEFRQDPHPEAQRFLACLRVLE, encoded by the coding sequence ATGACTGACGAACAAAAAAGTGCTGTTGAATTTCGAGATGTTAGCTATCGAGTTCAACAGCGATATCTTCTATCCGATCTCAATCTTAGTATCTATCGAGGTGAAGCCCTAGTCTTACTCGGACGTAGCGGTAGCGGCAAAACGACTACCTTAAAACTCATCAATCGCCTGCTATCGCCAACGCAAGGACAAGTTATCGTCAGCGATCGCCCGACTACTGCTTGGGATGCGATTCAACTTCGCCGCAGCATCGGCTATGTCATTCAGGAAATCGGTTTATTTCCTCACTTGAGCGTCGAAGAAAATATCGGTCTCGTTCCTTCCCTAGAAGGTTGGAAAAATAGTCGCCTAAAGTCGCGAGTTTATGAATTATTGCATTTAGTCGGTCTGGAACCGGAAAAATTTGCCAGCCGCTATCCCCATCAACTTTCAGGCGGACAGCGACAGCGAGTCGGAGTTGCTAGGGCACTCGCTGCCGATCCCCCAATTCTTTTAATGGACGAACCTTTTGGGGCACTCGATCCCATCACTCGCCTGGAGTTGCAGCAACAGTTTTCCTACTTACAAAAACAACTGGGTAAAACAGTCATTTTTGTCACCCACGACATTCAGGAAGCCTTTCTTCTCGCGTCTAGAATTGGCTTAATGGAGGAAGGCAAGTTAGTGAGTTTGGGAACGCCTAGTGAATTTCGGCAAGATCCCCACCCAGAAGCACAGCGTTTTTTGGCTTGTTTGCGAGTGTTAGAGTAG
- a CDS encoding glycine betaine ABC transporter substrate-binding protein yields the protein MGNLFPEIWLRTGEHLILVAIAMTAAIAIGIPLGILITRQPKLAKPILAIANAIQTIPSLAIFGFLITVPFLGGIGKTPAIVALSLYTLLPLIRNTYTGITSIDPAIREAARAMGMTDRQMLVRVEIPLALGTILTGVRVATVICVGIATIAAAIGGGGLGVFIFQGIATVNNQLILAGAIPSATIAIIADGAIGWLESQLKQPGKRKRLVVGLSVGTAILLGLSLWAIASQQPLALTTEGTIVIGSKNFTEQVILGEILAQEIEVKTDLNVDRRFNLGGTFICHEAVKAGKIDGYVEYTGTAFTTILKKQPISDPKEVFRQVKQAYQEKFQLEVFPSLGFENAFAIVIRQEDADRYNLKTISEAAKYTPQWKAGFGYEFFERQDGYPGLSKTYGLKFAQTPQAMELGLVYKALSKKQVDLVAGNSTDGVIPVLNLVTLEDDKRYFPPYEAVPIFNQKTLEKYPQLRTVINGLVGKISASEMQQLNYQVDNQERSFKEVVQVFLKSREL from the coding sequence ATGGGGAATTTATTTCCAGAAATTTGGCTTCGGACTGGCGAGCATCTAATTTTGGTCGCTATTGCCATGACGGCAGCGATCGCGATCGGCATTCCACTAGGCATTCTCATCACTCGCCAACCCAAACTTGCCAAACCGATTCTCGCTATCGCCAACGCCATTCAAACCATCCCTAGTCTGGCGATTTTTGGCTTTCTCATCACCGTTCCCTTTTTGGGGGGGATTGGCAAAACACCAGCAATCGTTGCCCTCTCTCTCTACACCTTACTTCCCCTCATTCGCAATACTTATACCGGAATCACCAGTATCGATCCTGCCATCCGCGAAGCGGCGAGAGCAATGGGAATGACCGATAGGCAGATGTTGGTGCGGGTTGAAATTCCCCTCGCATTAGGCACGATCCTAACTGGCGTGAGAGTAGCAACCGTCATTTGCGTCGGCATTGCTACCATTGCTGCGGCTATCGGCGGCGGGGGTTTGGGAGTCTTTATTTTTCAAGGCATTGCCACTGTCAACAATCAGCTTATTTTAGCTGGGGCAATTCCTTCAGCTACTATTGCCATTATTGCTGACGGAGCGATCGGCTGGCTGGAAAGTCAGCTAAAACAGCCAGGAAAACGCAAGCGGTTGGTAGTTGGACTATCTGTAGGCACAGCGATTTTACTGGGGTTGAGCCTATGGGCGATCGCTTCTCAACAACCCCTTGCTCTCACGACAGAAGGAACGATTGTGATTGGCTCGAAAAATTTCACCGAACAAGTTATTTTAGGAGAAATCCTCGCTCAAGAGATCGAAGTGAAAACAGATTTAAACGTCGATCGCCGCTTTAATTTAGGTGGAACTTTTATCTGTCACGAAGCCGTAAAAGCAGGCAAAATTGATGGATATGTAGAGTATACAGGAACGGCTTTTACTACTATTTTGAAAAAACAACCAATTAGCGACCCAAAAGAAGTTTTCCGACAGGTCAAACAAGCTTATCAAGAAAAATTTCAGTTAGAAGTTTTTCCCTCTTTAGGTTTTGAAAATGCCTTTGCGATCGTCATTCGCCAAGAAGATGCCGACCGATATAATCTTAAAACGATTTCCGAAGCCGCCAAATATACGCCTCAATGGAAAGCGGGATTCGGTTATGAATTTTTTGAGCGGCAAGATGGCTATCCAGGTTTATCCAAAACCTATGGATTAAAGTTCGCTCAAACTCCACAAGCAATGGAATTGGGATTAGTCTATAAGGCATTGTCAAAAAAGCAAGTCGATTTAGTTGCAGGTAATTCTACTGATGGGGTTATTCCTGTCTTAAATTTAGTCACTTTGGAAGATGATAAGCGATATTTTCCACCTTATGAAGCCGTGCCAATCTTCAATCAAAAAACGCTTGAAAAATATCCTCAACTGAGAACAGTAATTAATGGTTTAGTTGGAAAAATTTCTGCCTCAGAGATGCAACAATTGAACTATCAAGTGGATAACCAAGAGCGATCGTTTAAGGAAGTCGTACAAGTTTTTCTGAAGTCAAGAGAATTATAG
- a CDS encoding DNA adenine methylase, which yields MSPIKSPLRYPGGKSRAINKIIPYIPLNITEYREPFVGGGSVFLAIKQLFSARIKLYWINDLNYDLCCFWSYARDELESLVDAVTKIKHKYTDGKELFNYYTREDLKLSDFDRAVRFFILNRITFSGTVDSGGYSQQAFERRFTDSSIDRLRKLSLCLSSTHITASDYEKLLFQDGDGVFIFLDPPYFSAKKSKLYGMKGALHTSFDYQRFATNMRKCQHRWLITYDDSPEIRELFSFAKIAEWTLQYGMNNYKQEFAAEGRELLIKNY from the coding sequence ATGTCTCCAATTAAAAGTCCACTTCGTTATCCAGGTGGTAAATCGAGAGCCATTAACAAAATCATTCCATATATCCCACTAAATATTACTGAATATAGAGAACCTTTTGTAGGGGGTGGTTCAGTTTTCCTTGCCATAAAACAACTATTTAGCGCTCGGATAAAACTGTACTGGATTAACGATCTAAATTATGATTTGTGTTGTTTTTGGTCATATGCTAGAGATGAACTTGAATCTCTTGTAGATGCAGTAACTAAAATCAAGCACAAGTATACAGATGGCAAAGAGTTATTCAACTACTACACTCGCGAAGACTTAAAACTTAGCGACTTCGATCGCGCGGTAAGATTTTTCATTTTGAATCGTATTACCTTCTCAGGTACTGTCGATTCGGGTGGCTATTCTCAGCAAGCTTTTGAACGAAGATTTACCGATTCATCAATTGATAGATTGCGTAAACTTTCTTTGTGTTTGTCATCCACCCACATTACTGCTAGTGATTATGAGAAGCTATTGTTTCAGGATGGGGATGGAGTCTTTATTTTTCTCGATCCTCCTTATTTTAGCGCTAAAAAGTCAAAACTTTATGGTATGAAAGGGGCGTTACATACTTCATTCGATTATCAACGATTTGCTACGAATATGCGTAAATGTCAGCACAGATGGTTAATTACTTACGATGATTCTCCTGAAATTAGAGAATTGTTTAGTTTTGCCAAGATCGCGGAATGGACTCTTCAATATGGTATGAACAACTATAAGCAAGAATTTGCAGCTGAAGGTCGGGAACTATTGATAAAAAACTACTAA
- a CDS encoding tetratricopeptide repeat protein: MIALDSSWRDRYLVLIEQIVTNTLQGKVRSKNQVYRTLTENINPGTGEIFERCLDERMSQVREGLDNQTDEMKQAKATRQLKALQTIQDAWQQWQKEKQQTELLSKATTQILSAPVKERFLALLQILDINQTQPLTQTQIQQLAKFLKQTAESNPDPEIASDLLQIANGLTRGLQSISALEGHLVSWMYEQGGSALGFEGLPGQRGPWNVWAGRINSFFPQQLFQLQAHNQPATELAQAFQNAELSVWVELAVILRWLQQGLVSWFDQQPYSTKWGRLLSSSTLMTFAVIWWELSNGLSPGSQLSRACFHIVLQILRNFARKEDFPLYGGIVASFSGEGLRDTLKYLDEPPLREIERTQEKGRILTLLAYSQRTLGQYEQAKAFHQKALEIARSAGDFRCEIANLNHLARTCIAQKDYQAAINYSQRALILARQTGDRLGEANALANLGYSEVLADRQREQMLPEVYETSIEYLKRSLSLSDRLGDAYDREVVRSQTQALAYNSLGIAYTLIEQPAIAVEYLEKGVEVAQGVGDLYLMGLNFTYLAEAHYRLNCLDRAIYNGCLGMFFLERISAQEWRQAAGLMTILQGRIGNETFQALLQQHRSKIVTAIGVDGFDYLPQLLEQYRRS; this comes from the coding sequence ATGATTGCTTTGGATTCTTCTTGGCGCGATCGCTATTTAGTCCTAATCGAACAAATCGTTACCAATACCCTGCAAGGCAAAGTCCGCTCCAAAAACCAAGTCTATCGAACGCTGACAGAAAATATCAATCCCGGTACGGGAGAAATTTTTGAACGCTGTCTGGACGAGCGAATGAGCCAAGTTCGGGAGGGACTAGACAACCAAACCGACGAGATGAAGCAAGCCAAAGCCACTCGCCAATTGAAAGCCTTGCAGACGATACAGGATGCGTGGCAGCAGTGGCAGAAGGAAAAGCAACAGACAGAATTACTCTCAAAAGCTACTACACAAATTCTCTCGGCACCAGTAAAGGAACGCTTTCTTGCCCTATTACAAATCCTCGATATCAATCAAACTCAGCCATTGACACAAACGCAGATCCAGCAACTGGCTAAATTCCTCAAGCAAACAGCTGAGTCAAATCCAGATCCCGAAATTGCGTCCGATTTGCTGCAAATCGCCAACGGACTCACTCGTGGTTTGCAATCCATATCGGCGCTTGAAGGTCATTTGGTAAGCTGGATGTACGAGCAAGGTGGCAGCGCTTTAGGATTTGAAGGCCTTCCCGGACAGCGGGGTCCTTGGAACGTTTGGGCTGGACGGATTAATAGTTTTTTTCCCCAGCAGCTATTCCAGCTTCAAGCACATAACCAACCTGCAACCGAACTAGCACAAGCTTTTCAGAATGCCGAGTTGAGTGTTTGGGTCGAACTAGCAGTCATTCTGCGATGGTTGCAACAAGGGTTGGTGTCGTGGTTTGACCAACAGCCTTACAGTACCAAGTGGGGAAGACTGCTATCTAGTTCGACTTTGATGACCTTTGCCGTAATTTGGTGGGAGCTATCTAACGGCTTGAGTCCGGGATCGCAATTATCGCGAGCCTGTTTTCACATTGTCTTACAAATTCTGAGAAATTTTGCACGAAAGGAAGATTTTCCCCTATACGGCGGGATTGTCGCCTCCTTTTCTGGAGAGGGATTGCGGGACACTCTCAAATATCTGGACGAACCTCCTTTAAGAGAGATTGAAAGAACTCAAGAGAAAGGACGCATCCTTACTTTACTCGCTTATTCTCAACGAACTTTGGGACAATATGAACAGGCGAAAGCGTTTCACCAGAAAGCGCTAGAAATTGCCCGAAGTGCGGGCGATTTCCGGTGCGAAATTGCCAATCTCAATCATCTAGCCCGTACCTGTATTGCTCAAAAAGATTATCAAGCCGCAATTAATTACAGTCAACGCGCTTTAATTCTTGCCCGCCAGACGGGAGACAGGTTAGGAGAAGCGAATGCCCTAGCTAATTTGGGCTACAGCGAAGTGTTAGCCGATCGCCAACGGGAACAAATGCTTCCAGAAGTCTATGAGACGAGTATAGAATATCTAAAACGAAGTTTGAGCTTGTCAGACCGATTGGGCGATGCTTACGATCGCGAGGTCGTTCGCTCCCAAACTCAAGCCCTTGCCTACAATAGTCTCGGTATTGCTTACACGCTTATAGAACAACCCGCAATAGCAGTTGAATACCTAGAAAAAGGAGTTGAAGTAGCGCAAGGGGTTGGCGACCTTTACCTGATGGGACTCAATTTTACTTATTTAGCAGAAGCTCACTATCGACTGAATTGCCTAGATCGAGCTATCTACAATGGCTGTCTGGGAATGTTTTTCTTAGAGCGAATTTCGGCTCAGGAATGGCGGCAGGCAGCCGGATTGATGACAATTTTACAAGGTCGAATAGGAAATGAAACTTTCCAAGCATTATTGCAGCAGCATCGCTCCAAAATTGTAACCGCGATCGGCGTTGATGGCTTCGATTACTTACCGCAATTGTTAGAGCAATATCGGCGATCTTAG
- a CDS encoding Tic20 family protein: MAAPGVTEAKDRVLAALIYILPLIYGLPFGIPLLKDFPILSTLYVPLSPLISLYYGFPLMGIIIFFVLLFAVVRNERVSHFIRFNAMQVILLNILLFIGNLIFAILEQGFSPNSLLVLTLLNTVFLGTVAASIYGMVQSARGVYAELPGIAEAAYSQVR, encoded by the coding sequence ATGGCTGCGCCTGGAGTTACAGAAGCCAAAGATCGCGTTCTTGCAGCTCTTATTTATATACTACCTTTGATTTATGGCTTACCTTTCGGTATCCCGCTACTCAAAGACTTTCCCATTTTGAGCACACTTTACGTCCCCCTATCTCCCTTAATTTCTCTTTATTATGGTTTTCCCTTAATGGGAATCATTATTTTCTTTGTTTTGCTCTTTGCTGTCGTTAGAAACGAGCGAGTTAGTCACTTCATTCGTTTTAATGCCATGCAGGTAATTCTTTTAAACATTCTTTTGTTTATCGGAAATTTAATCTTTGCAATTCTCGAACAAGGTTTTTCGCCAAATAGTTTATTAGTGCTAACTCTTTTAAATACAGTCTTTTTAGGAACTGTAGCTGCTAGCATTTATGGAATGGTGCAATCTGCAAGAGGTGTTTATGCAGAACTGCCAGGAATTGCCGAAGCAGCTTATTCTCAAGTGCGTTGA
- a CDS encoding 7-carboxy-7-deazaguanine synthase QueE has translation MKTTIIETITYPIVETFHSVQGEGAWTGVSAFFIRLGGCDVYCPWCDQKESWKAKRHPQRSLVELATEAKAANPAIIIITGGEPLMHDLNPLTRQLRKLGLRVHLETSGAHPFSGQFDWVTFSPKQYKLPHNSIYDRVSELKVVVTNPEDLQWAEQQATQIPPEALKYLQPEWNTPQSQQIIFDYVLQHPEWRISLQMHKFLGVR, from the coding sequence ATGAAAACAACTATTATCGAGACGATTACCTATCCCATTGTCGAAACCTTTCACTCGGTTCAAGGAGAAGGCGCTTGGACTGGTGTCAGTGCTTTTTTTATTCGACTGGGAGGGTGCGATGTTTACTGTCCTTGGTGCGATCAGAAAGAATCGTGGAAGGCCAAGCGCCATCCCCAGCGATCGCTCGTAGAATTAGCAACAGAGGCAAAAGCAGCTAATCCCGCTATTATTATTATTACCGGAGGCGAGCCGCTAATGCACGACCTCAATCCTTTAACCCGACAACTGCGAAAGTTAGGATTGCGGGTTCATTTAGAAACCTCTGGCGCACATCCCTTTAGCGGTCAATTCGATTGGGTAACATTTTCTCCCAAACAATACAAACTGCCCCACAACAGCATCTACGATCGCGTTAGCGAACTTAAAGTTGTAGTAACCAATCCCGAAGATTTACAATGGGCAGAGCAGCAAGCGACGCAAATTCCGCCAGAAGCGCTTAAATATCTGCAACCAGAATGGAATACGCCGCAAAGCCAGCAGATAATTTTCGATTACGTCTTGCAACACCCCGAATGGCGAATTAGTCTACAAATGCATAAATTTTTGGGGGTGAGATAA
- the queC gene encoding 7-cyano-7-deazaguanine synthase QueC, whose amino-acid sequence MSKAVVLLSGGLDSATTAAIAIADGYEVIALSFRYGQRHERELAAATKIAKTLGIKEHYTVDVNLSQWGGSALTDVSLEVPKDGVRADIIPATYVPGRNTVFIAIALSLAEAKGAEAIYLGINAVDYSGYPDCRPEYLEAYQQLANLSSKIGVEGKAPRLVAPLVKDSKVEIVRRALRLGVPIQDTWSCYQGGEDPCGVCDSCRIRDRALIEADVAELATPTGRELYYAEEMKG is encoded by the coding sequence GTGTCGAAAGCAGTAGTTTTGTTATCTGGGGGATTAGATTCGGCAACAACGGCGGCTATTGCCATCGCTGACGGATACGAAGTTATTGCCTTATCTTTTCGCTACGGTCAGCGTCACGAACGCGAACTGGCAGCAGCGACAAAAATAGCCAAAACATTAGGCATTAAAGAACACTATACCGTCGATGTCAATTTATCGCAGTGGGGAGGTTCTGCTCTAACTGACGTATCGCTCGAGGTACCTAAAGATGGGGTTCGAGCGGACATAATTCCAGCGACTTACGTTCCTGGCAGAAATACCGTTTTTATTGCGATCGCGCTGTCTTTAGCCGAAGCAAAAGGGGCTGAGGCGATTTATTTGGGCATTAATGCGGTAGACTATTCTGGTTATCCCGACTGCCGTCCAGAATACCTTGAAGCCTATCAGCAACTCGCCAACCTCTCTTCCAAAATTGGCGTAGAAGGAAAAGCGCCTCGCTTAGTTGCTCCCTTGGTGAAAGACTCGAAAGTCGAGATCGTTCGTCGCGCCTTGCGTTTGGGGGTTCCGATTCAGGATACCTGGTCTTGCTATCAAGGAGGCGAAGACCCTTGTGGGGTATGCGATTCCTGTCGCATTCGCGATCGCGCCCTCATTGAAGCCGACGTTGCCGAACTGGCGACCCCCACCGGACGAGAACTCTACTATGCGGAAGAGATGAAGGGATGA
- the thrB gene encoding homoserine kinase, translated as MTNDKVVTVTVPATTANLGPGFDCMGAALTLYNQFQFTLLPKAETDTVEITVKGMEAQRVSLDKNNLLYQSYVKLYQHLEKKPPSVAIEIQLGIPLARGLGSSATAIVGGLVGANLLAGSPLDVSEIMELSIALEGHPDNVVPALLGNCQLSVGEAGNWQICEIPWDSNIVPVVAIPDFELSTEEARSVLPSQINRSDAIFNMARLGLLVRGLETGRGDWLRMAMEDKLHQPYRQGLIRGYETVKSAALSAGAYGMVISGAGPTLLAFSNKEQAESIASAMAKAWKSEGVSAEVRSLFLDTQGTKVTSSD; from the coding sequence ATGACCAATGACAAAGTAGTTACCGTTACCGTTCCCGCAACGACCGCCAACCTAGGTCCTGGTTTTGACTGTATGGGTGCAGCATTAACCCTCTATAACCAATTTCAATTTACCCTCTTGCCAAAGGCAGAAACGGATACAGTAGAAATTACAGTCAAGGGAATGGAAGCCCAACGGGTAAGTTTAGACAAAAATAATCTCTTGTACCAATCCTATGTCAAGCTGTATCAGCACTTGGAAAAAAAGCCCCCAAGCGTTGCCATTGAGATTCAGTTGGGCATTCCCCTCGCGCGGGGGTTGGGCAGTTCGGCAACGGCAATCGTCGGCGGATTGGTGGGGGCAAATCTGCTTGCCGGAAGTCCCCTAGATGTCTCAGAAATAATGGAACTCTCTATTGCCTTGGAAGGACATCCCGATAATGTTGTTCCCGCCCTGCTGGGCAATTGTCAGCTATCTGTAGGCGAAGCTGGCAATTGGCAAATCTGCGAAATTCCCTGGGATAGTAATATCGTTCCCGTAGTAGCTATTCCCGATTTTGAACTGTCTACAGAAGAAGCGCGATCGGTTCTTCCTAGCCAAATTAATCGCAGCGATGCGATATTTAATATGGCTCGCTTGGGATTGCTGGTAAGGGGCTTAGAAACGGGACGGGGAGACTGGCTACGCATGGCAATGGAAGACAAGCTGCATCAGCCATACCGTCAAGGATTAATTCGCGGTTATGAAACGGTCAAATCGGCAGCTTTGTCTGCTGGCGCTTATGGAATGGTTATCAGTGGCGCGGGTCCTACTCTACTAGCTTTTAGCAATAAAGAGCAAGCGGAGTCAATCGCCTCAGCTATGGCGAAGGCTTGGAAAAGTGAAGGGGTCAGCGCAGAAGTCCGCTCTCTTTTTTTAGATACTCAGGGGACAAAAGTGACAAGCAGTGACTAA
- the ldpA gene encoding circadian clock protein LdpA, translating into MSDLYCPIHSLKEGNWFKLICGASFQDLPAIRSLALAYTLAGADCIDVAADPAVITAAKEGIAVAGELAEAAKGKGFTGGSLPWLMVSLNDGEDPHFRKAEFDSTQCPSECHRPCETICPADAIAFQEIGFSGVLDSRCYGCGRCLPVCPSQLIITRSYVSTPSAIAPLIQEMDIDAIEIHTQVGHGEDFKRLWSAIASWCHRLKVIAISCPDHPVLIDYLYELYKLMSPLPCPLIWQTDGRPMSGDIGRGTTRAAIELAQKVLKARLPGYVQLAGGTNSHTLPKLRSMGLLKQNSECFYISGVAYGSYARTLLAPILDKLESAQLENCPQLLWQAVGRAYSLVSQLKPAALSLQP; encoded by the coding sequence GTGAGCGATCTATATTGCCCTATCCATTCTCTCAAAGAAGGGAACTGGTTCAAGCTCATCTGCGGAGCTAGCTTCCAAGACCTTCCTGCCATTCGCAGTCTCGCCCTAGCATATACTCTAGCAGGTGCCGACTGCATAGATGTTGCTGCCGATCCAGCTGTCATTACTGCCGCCAAAGAAGGAATAGCCGTGGCTGGAGAACTAGCAGAAGCAGCGAAAGGAAAAGGATTTACTGGGGGTAGTTTGCCTTGGTTGATGGTTAGCTTAAACGATGGGGAAGATCCCCATTTTCGCAAAGCGGAATTTGACTCAACCCAATGTCCTAGCGAGTGCCATCGCCCCTGCGAGACGATTTGCCCCGCAGATGCGATCGCATTTCAAGAAATTGGTTTCTCTGGCGTGTTAGATTCGCGATGTTACGGCTGCGGTCGCTGTTTGCCAGTTTGTCCGAGCCAGCTTATCATAACTCGCTCCTATGTTTCAACGCCAAGTGCGATTGCGCCTTTGATTCAAGAGATGGACATCGACGCGATTGAAATTCATACTCAAGTCGGGCATGGAGAAGATTTTAAGCGACTGTGGAGCGCGATCGCATCCTGGTGTCATCGATTGAAAGTTATCGCGATTAGCTGTCCCGACCATCCAGTCCTAATCGATTACTTGTACGAACTCTATAAACTAATGTCACCCTTACCCTGTCCCTTAATTTGGCAAACCGACGGTCGTCCTATGAGTGGCGACATTGGTAGAGGAACGACTCGCGCGGCGATCGAGCTTGCCCAAAAAGTCTTGAAGGCACGTTTGCCGGGATACGTTCAACTCGCTGGCGGAACCAACTCTCATACCTTACCCAAACTGCGATCGATGGGATTACTTAAGCAGAATTCCGAATGCTTCTATATATCTGGCGTTGCCTACGGAAGTTATGCGCGGACTCTGCTTGCGCCGATTTTAGACAAATTAGAATCCGCACAACTAGAAAATTGTCCGCAATTACTTTGGCAGGCGGTCGGGCGAGCCTATTCCCTAGTATCCCAGCTCAAGCCAGCCGCGCTCTCTCTCCAGCCATAA